Proteins found in one bacterium genomic segment:
- a CDS encoding sigma-54-dependent Fis family transcriptional regulator has translation MKNKKDHLLLVDDEIGQLEALKEVLEADNRIIHTAQTGEQAKKLFEKLNIDLLIADLMLPGEIGGIELLEIARSEDSSAEVILVTGHGTVDTAIEAMKKGAYDYLTKPVDIKRLKAVTNKALEVSHMLSRQKELESALLGEVGFMGIIGESPAITKVFERIKAAAPINSTVLITGESGTGKELVADAIHRVSKRAEGPLVKVNCSAIPESLMESELFGHEKGAFTGAIDSRAGKFEQSSGGTIVLDEIGDVPLKLQPKLLRVLENSTVERLGGRGTKQLNLRVISSTNRDLDEVVRQGQFRQDLLYRLRVVTIDLPPLRKRKEDIPRLIDYFLNKLSIQLERELTGLSEEAMDIFMEYDWPGNIRELKHALEQMAIFSPEPMLSNVPETIHVKKSFANNNLGGIPIRDLEKQAILETLKECDGDKKHAAEILGIGLRTLYRKLEEYGEV, from the coding sequence ATGAAAAATAAAAAAGATCACCTTCTTTTAGTCGATGACGAAATTGGACAACTTGAAGCATTGAAAGAGGTCCTCGAAGCCGACAATAGAATAATACACACCGCTCAAACCGGCGAACAAGCCAAGAAGCTTTTCGAGAAGCTTAATATTGATCTTCTTATTGCAGATTTAATGCTTCCGGGAGAGATCGGCGGAATCGAGCTTTTGGAAATAGCTCGGAGTGAGGATTCCTCCGCTGAAGTGATACTTGTAACCGGCCACGGCACTGTCGATACGGCTATCGAGGCCATGAAAAAGGGCGCCTACGATTATCTCACGAAACCGGTAGATATAAAGCGTCTTAAAGCGGTTACCAATAAGGCGTTGGAGGTTTCGCACATGTTAAGCCGCCAAAAAGAGCTTGAAAGTGCGCTTCTAGGTGAGGTTGGTTTTATGGGAATAATCGGGGAATCTCCCGCAATAACTAAGGTCTTCGAGCGGATAAAGGCCGCTGCGCCGATAAACTCGACTGTCCTAATCACTGGCGAAAGCGGCACTGGGAAGGAGCTCGTGGCAGACGCAATACATAGAGTCTCTAAACGCGCCGAGGGACCGCTGGTAAAGGTTAATTGCTCCGCTATACCGGAATCGCTTATGGAAAGCGAACTTTTTGGCCACGAAAAGGGCGCATTTACCGGAGCAATCGACAGTAGAGCCGGTAAATTCGAACAATCCTCCGGTGGTACTATCGTGCTCGACGAAATAGGAGACGTTCCCCTCAAACTCCAACCAAAGCTGCTTCGCGTTCTCGAAAACTCGACAGTCGAGAGGCTCGGGGGAAGAGGAACAAAACAACTCAATCTTCGAGTAATCTCCTCTACAAATCGCGATTTAGATGAGGTAGTTCGGCAGGGCCAATTCCGTCAAGACTTGCTTTATCGCCTTCGCGTCGTGACTATCGACCTACCACCTCTTCGCAAAAGGAAAGAGGATATTCCACGCCTTATAGACTATTTCCTTAATAAGCTCTCAATTCAACTGGAACGCGAGCTTACCGGATTATCCGAAGAAGCAATGGATATATTCATGGAATACGATTGGCCGGGTAATATCCGCGAGCTTAAACATGCGCTCGAACAGATGGCTATCTTCAGTCCAGAACCAATGCTTTCAAATGTTCCAGAGACCATACATGTCAAAAAATCATTCGCTAATAACAACCTGGGCGGCATCCCAATCCGCGATCTAGAAAAACAAGCCATTCTGGAAACCCTCAAAGAATGTGACGGAGACAAAAAACACGCTGCCGAGATACTAGGCATAGGCCTAAGAACCCTTTACCGTAAACTCGAGGAATACGGCGAGGTTTAA